AAAAAGATGTTCAATATCACATGTACCTGCTGGGCTTTTAAAAATTTGGAaactggaggagctgcagtATAAAAAGCAGCttgtggctttttttctttcccccccgTTATTCTGAAATGTCTTCACCCCCACACTGATCTGAAACAGTGTCCTCTTCCAGcattacacaaacaaacgtTAATGGTAATTTTTTCTGCCCACagacaaaaatctaaatgatgTAACATATCGCatgcagagacagcagcaggagagtcAGCAGAGTCTGAACAGTAACAGTCtacatgcatttaaaaaaagatggacATGTGTGTTACTGTCTGTGGGTTTGTGTCCTCTCAGGCTCTGTCAGCCCAGGAGGACCTGGAGAAGACCAGGGAGGAGCTCAAAACGGCCATGACGTCTCCGCCGGCGCCCGAACATGACGAGAACGACGAGACGAACGCCGAGGCGAGCGCGGAGCTGCTCAGCGACGGCGTCACCTGCCACCGCAGCGAAGAGGAACGCATCACCGAGACCCAGAAGAACGAGCGTGTGAAGAAACAGCTTCAGGTACGAGAGCAAAGTCGGCCAACGAAACGTTGTTGTTGGTTCAGTGCTGCTTTCTGAACACAGTAAAGTGAAACCAAACAGGGCAGCCaagcacaaagtaaaaaaataaagatgagcGCTGTCTCCGGGCAGGAGGCCGGACTCGGGGCCCCCCAGACTCGAGGGCCCCCCAGACTCGGGGCCCCCGACTCAGGGGCCCATACTCAAGGCCCCATATTCAAGGCCCCAGACTCGGGGCCCCCTGACTCGGGGCCCCTGACTCAAAGCCCCGACTCAAGGCCCCATACTCAAGGCCCCAGACTCGGGGCCCCTGACTCAAAGCCCCGACTCAAGGCCCCATACTCAAGGCCCCTGACTCGGGGCCCCCTGACTCGGGGCCCCTGACTCAAAGCCCCGACTCAAGGCCCCATCCTCAAGGCCCCAGACTTGGGGCCCCCAGACTCGGGCCCAGAGGATGATCTGCCTCGGTCTTCACGAGGAGCTTCTCTCTCATCAGCTCTCTCTTGTCTCTCCCTTGTGTCCAGGCTCTGAGTTCAGAGTTGGCCGAAGCTCGTGACGACACGAAGAAAACGCAGAACGACATGCTGCACGCCGAGAACGTCAGGGCGGGAAGAGACAAGTACAAAACCCTGCGCCAGATCCGGCAGGGCAACACCAAGCAGCGCATTGACGAGTTTGAGtccatgtgagctgggattgaagGGCGGTCTCAAAGACGGGGGGAGGGACAAGTAATCTCGTTGCCATGTCAACGCCTCACTTTCCTTGTAAACTCCAAAACCTGCCGCCGCAGGAGCTCCTCCTCTCGTCCTATCAGGAGAAAGACCAGCTGACACGCTCCGTAGCTTCAACCTCGCCAAAGCTCTGCCGAGCAGCCAATCACACTGCTCCCTGCTTTGTAGAGCTCCGCCCCCTCCGCCCCAGCAaagcattctttttttcttttcttttttttttgtttttttatctggtGGAAAAAATAGCAAGCAACATATCGAGTCAAACATGGACTCCTGCCTGGTACAATACTGACAACAGTAATGCTTGCATGTGCGATGATGAAACAACAGGACTGTCAAAGTGAGACTGAGACGGGAACCAACTGGCTGATATCGTTGCTTTTCTTAATGAAATAAAACGGCCATTTGTAGCTTTTTGATGTTGCTGGCACACTTGTTGGTCCGTACAGCTTTAAAATCTTTACCTTACTTTTACTTCTTTTGTCAGCAGTTGAACAATTTCagtaatttgtttaaaaaaaaaaaaaaaaaaaggagcgtAAACGCCTTATTTGTCTCATTTCCTTCCAATCTAGTATTAACTTTTGTTATTCTGTCGAGGAAGTTGGCCTGTTCAGTTTTTGCTGATCTGTTTATGTTACGTCAAAACTTTTCCTGGCTGTCAGTTTGCAAACGCTCACTGTGAGCAGACGGATATGCAAACTAaatctgcttgtttttattgCTAACTGTGCTGGCGTTCTTTtgttcaaatatatattttgtccCACAATAAAGAATGAATTTATATTTCCAACTCTGAAGCTGCAGCCTGATCTTAAAGCGTCCTGACTGAGATCAGAGCATCACACAAATATTTCCCATACGTTGCAGACACACATGATCTCTTCTGAATACTAAAGTTAATCTTTCTGTGCTGAAATACAGAAGAAGGCCGGATGTTCAGCCTTTTCTAACCAATATAACTTGATTTCTCCCATCTGACACTTGTTAGGGTGCCTCAATCTTTAGCGTCGGTACAATGTCCTGTTTAATAACAGCAGAAGGCGTTAAAAAAGATTATGCGACATCattcttttttaataattgaattcacattcacacttgaCTGCTCCCAGTGACAGCTGACTGCCGACGTGAAtcagcattcatttttaattacttGTGACATCTTTTGTTTCAGTCAGCAAAAATCGTGTCAATACTTGTTGattaatgaacatttaaaatgttggcCACCGTATTTATatcatttcttcttctgaaaAAATGATGTAAATAACGCTAAAGGCAAATGTATATTTACCCAGATACAAATACAGCTTCATTTATAATCTACACATTGATCCAAGAATTGCAGCATAATTAATTTATTAGTATTGAAAACATCTAAGAAAGTAATGGCCCcaatatttgattatttaagTAATATTGTTAATTTCATTGATGTGGAACCGTCTAATTTCTTTTAAAGACACAATCTCAATCATTTCTACTCAGTTAATATAAAATCCCATAATGAGCCAACGTCTGTCTGAGGTCAGTAAGGAAGCTCACGAGGACCAAACCTTCCATGAAAGCTTGAGTAGGTTTTTATTGCTCCCTCTTTAACCACAgttaaacacaatttattttagaaaaagtCCCCACAGTTCAATGACAAAGACACAGTTAGATAGCATGAAGGTCAAATTTGTTGAGGGAAAGTTGTTGAAGTTATTTGAAtctcaaggtttttttttttgtttgttttttgtttttttttttcctaaaacaaATCGTTTATTTGGGCTTTACATACAACACATTAAATTCACCATCACCTTAAAGCAACACCTTTTGTTAGCTGCACATTATGCTAAAaaagtcagacacacaacacagtttgAATGAGCTTCACTCATTTAAAACGAAACTCTTCATCTGCCAGCAGGACgcagtgaaacagcagcagtttgattttCCTAAATTTGGTTTAACACAACCGACATCGACCTGAGCGAGAGGAAACATCGCAGAGCAACAAACGGCCTTCAGATCGTTTCTGCAGCAGAGACGACGCTCCGTTAAAGCGACTGACAAACAGGAGCACAGTTTTAAAAGAGTTGGATTTAAAACCGTTTTagtcaaatgaacaaaattttgaaaataaaataacgtTTCATTTATccagatgaaacacacacatttttttttttccatatatattTTCAGGGAATTGTGGGAGACCTGGCGGCGCAGctatcagaattttttttttttttttttttttcatgcaaatggAAGCTGAAATTTGTCCAAAAGCTCAGCGATGATCTGcctaaagaataaataaataaataactcagTAATTAAAGAGGAGCAGTGACGTTTTTAACTAACGCGACGGTTTAAGGCCTTTTCATCACGTGACGCCGTTTTGACATGAAACTGGAAAATCGCaggtataaaataaaacaaatgagtcTGCTGAAGCTGCTTCGGGGGGGCTGATGTTGTGCAGGACATCGTCAGCTTCTGGAGCCCCGATCACACACAATGAGGCTTCAGGTTTAAGGCAAACATTTCAAACTCCGCGTGCTGGACGTGGAGAAAAAGGCGGGAAACTCCAGAGGAATCACAGAAGGAACTGGGATTCAGTCtgatgccaaacacacacacaaatgtggtgccacaaacagaaacaaacaactacAACTTGactgtgtgcagtttgtgtgtttgctccgTGGTTAAAAATACAGACCACAAAAATGATGCACgtgattgaaaacaaaatgaacaacgTTCAGAAACACCAACCGACACTGACAGATAAACATCactcacaatttaaaaatagctCAAGTTCACGCAAGTAGAAAAATAGTTTTCGCCCTCAAACATTTGTTGTAATCAACATCATGTGCAGAGGAGCCGCCTCAGCTGAGCTGTCTGACGACTGAGCTCTGGTTCCTGAGTGACCTCGGAAAGTGTTCCCTGTGAGTTGGAGCcgcctgatgatgatgaaggattgttgtggttgtgtgttttagaCCGCTTTAACATTTGGAGCCGAGCTTCTTTATAAAGCTCTTTCTACTGCACTCACACTCTCAGTCCATCTCGGCTCCGCAGCTTTTCCGAGGAAAtactgttttcagtttttatagaTAACACATTTAAGCCTGCTCGTTTTCAGCATCACACCtcgtgtgtttgttgttttgtttttttttgtttgtttgtttgtttgttttttttcaccacaGTTTGGCTGACTCACCCAAATTGGTGTTAGAGGTTTCATAATATTTGACATACAAACACTAACAGTTTCCAAAAAGTGCGTTTGACACATTCTCTTCCCTGCACTTggaaaaaagggggaataaAAAGCCCCCCTCATATAAATAAAGGCAACGTACCGAAGGTGACAAAGTCTGTCACAAATACTCAAAATATTCAACTcgaaatatttttttgtttgtttaaatactCTCATAAAAGAATGATcttgtttaaaaagtttatAGGATACAATTTGTATCAACAAAGAGAGGCGTCATCTGGCTACTAGATATTGTAGATGTTTTACAAACAGTTCTCAGACATTTACAGCAACAATCCCATtggtggagatgatgatgataacaataatgatGGTAACAGAAATATCATTATTTCATACAACGCAGCCGAAAGTGCTTTACTTTAAAAGAAGACTATAATTTTACTTTATATAGATTTTTGGATGAATTGATCAATAAGGTTTTGATGAAAATCATCAAAATTGAACAGATCCATAGTTAGGACTGTGtgaatgttaaaaaataaataaaaatctaaccACACCAGTTTTAGTTGAACCAATGAGATTATTTGTGTCTCCAAGAAAAGTTTGTAGAACTAAAAACGACATCTGTTGGTGTTCACTGTCGCATGTGTAACAGGATGTGGGAACATTCAGATTTTCCCAGACTTGTGCCAGACACTTCCTGTCTTTAAACCCTGACACCACAGACAGAGGAGACCCCCTGTCTgattcacacacatttaaagaaaaaaaaagaaaaaagaaaaaaggtaataaattaacacacatttcacataaaaaatctgaaataaaaacaacaaaaaacatttctggtGCTCTCATTTTTACGGTGTTTCAAAGTGGGAGAAGAACTGAGGGGGGTGGGATACGAAAAAAATCAGTACTGAAAGCTGATGAGCGGTGAAGTCAGTTGACTGAGCTCAGCAGAGGAAATAAACTGTCATTCATAGGTGAACAACAGTTTGGGGTTTTTGGGTGGAGTTTTTGTGATCTTCTCTTGCGGGTGCGGTGGAGTTTCACTTCCCCGTGGGGGGAAATCCACAAAATGTCACCACAGCACTGATCTGCCACCTGTCAAACCCTCAGTCGGTCCGTTGAGCTAATCTGAGCATCTGAGCAGGCCGAatgtttttacaattttatgattgaccctttttttttttttctcctcagcaaCTTGAGCTGCAAATGACACATTTGAGCCTCACCCTGATATGAttgccccccaaaaaagaaagaaaaatataaaaataagacagtaacaacaaaaagtgccaaaactgaataattttaaataacttaaatgtaacaaataaattaatttaaaatgagcaACACTGTCACCTTGACACACATTAAAACTCTCCCTCAGCAACAAAAGGTTTGGACATCGAGGTCTAACCTTCCCTGATCTTAAGTGCTGAAATAGCATCCATAGAAAAATATGGCAATTTTTAGCATTTCCCTTTACAAAAAATACCGTGAAGATAAATGAGACGACGTTCCCGCATTCAAAATGAGCAGTCCGTCACCATTGGCCTCATCTTGTgtggttttggtttgtgtttgttgataaCCTGACTTCATCCTCCGGCTGCTTTCAGGACCCGAGCTGCGATTTTTCCAAAAGAATCGCCGCCGCGAGCTCCTGAGCGTCGGTCACGTGAGGGTTTCTGGCCATCACCGTCCTCACCAGGTCTGGAGGGAAGATGCAGCACAAGTTAACAAACATCTTCTCTCTGACGTCCTGGTATCGGCCCAAGACGGGCGGCTCCTGGTGCTGGGGCTGGCTTTTGTGGGGGGAGAAGGACGGAAGGCTGGATGTTGAAAGGCCACGGGGGGACACGTGGACCGGCCTGCCCCAAAGGGAGTGCCGGTCCTTCTCCAGGACGTCCGGATGGCTCTGGAAGGTGAAAGGATCGTAGCAGGGCTTCGGGGACGGCTGGTAGTGGACGTCCCAGTTAATGTGATGCTGCGGTTGTTGGTTTAGTCCTGCGTAGTTTCTCCTTGAGTAAAGAGGCGAGCCTTCGAACATTCGGGGGTCCTGGAGTCCGCCGTCCTGCCAAAGGGAGCCCATCCGACTGTGGCCGATGGGAGAGCTCTGAGAGTGGGAGTGTGAGGGGGGAGTTTGGGGCAGACACGGTGGACGGGCTGGGAAATCTCCTGGAGGCTGGGGTCGGGGAGGGATGTAGGCAGAGGGGGCTTTGAACGGACGTGTGGAAGCTTGAGAGATGGCAGGAGAAGAGCTTTCCAGGCCAAAGCCATGTGGTCTCTGCAGAGCTTGATACCCACGGGGAGCGTGTTGGCCCAGTCCGGGTGGGACTCGGGTCACGGGGTGGTTGTACTGACCTGAGcagtgatgatggtggtgatatTGGCATTTTGGGCCATCATCTAACAGAGGGTCGGGTGAGAAAGAGTCCGAGCTGACGCTGCCTTCGCTGCTGCAGTCCGACGGCAACGATCCGACTCGCAGATCGGCCGGGAAGAAGCACTCAGGACTCTGAGGGACCACCAGACTGAGGCCTGTGTAGGCCTTTACCAGAGAGCTGTAGCCCAGCTCTGGGGACTCACATCTGCGGAAGTTGTCGGCCGGGCTTGGTCCCGAGGCTGCAGCGATCCTGGTGCCGCCACCCCCAGGTAAGTCCATGCAGTCCAGGTTTCCCGATGAAGGGGGCCCCCCCGGAGCTGGATGCCccagaaaactgctgctgctgccgttgCTTCCTCTACGTCCCTCAGCTTTGGACTGGGCCCGGAGTCGGTCCTCCTGGAGGTCGCTGAAGGAGCTTCGGGGACTCGGGTTGGGCTGTTTCTTTGGCGTCCCCCGGCTGGACTCAGCCTCGGGCAGTCCCTGACCAGAACTTTGGCTCTTCATCATCAGGACGTCTTCCAACAGGCCTCTGGAAGCTGCCGACGATATTTTGGCGGTGGCGCGGAGCTCATCGGCCACGGCACGCTGGGGCTGGCTGCCCCTCTCAGGGTGGTAAAACTTACACTTGTGACCGTATGTGCACTTTTTCCctaaagaatgaaaaaagatgaGTATTTCTAACCAATGTCCTGAAAcgaaaatgttttgaattgttCTTCTCGAGGAACGTCATAACTCAACATGCTCGAAGCTCAttgtttctgcagcagcagtttttagAGGGCCGCTAACAGAACAGAGATGGatataaattcatgttttacCATAAGGACACGGCTGCTTCCTGTGTTCAGGGACAACAGGCTTCTTCCTCAGGAAGTTCTCCAGACTGGGTCCGTGGCGGCCCAGTGGGTCATCTGGCGGCATGAATCTAAATAGACAGTCAAGACATTCAAACTTTTGTTTGTGACAAATGaggcttttattcatttttttatttatttttcaagcaGCTAATCTTATCGGATCTTTCTCGCTGCTTCTCAAAGGATTTGGAGAAACAGAGGTGGCGTCAGCGATGATCATCCCTGTGACAACAGATCACATcgtacaaagacacaaacatgaagaaGTCTGTGCAGCGCTCAACACGGCGATTTGATCAGTGGAGCAAAAATGAAGCAATAAAGATCAAAAGAAGAGCGGTgaggaaatgaaagtgtgtgatAATGACACATCCTCAGGCAGTTTCCCCGCAACGCTGCATTGTGCTTCTACAGCAGTTTCCTTTCTCCTTCAACTCGAGCCACTTACTTATCATTTACAAACGAGTACATCAGCAGACGCTCATCAATGAACTTCTTCCACTCTGGCTTCTCATTGGCCAGATCACGGTAGTTGTCATTGGACACGATGATGCCGTCCGACTCGTAGGCCAGTTTGACTATGAAGCGGTCGTCGTAGCAAACAACACGGCGCCCCTGAACGCGGCGAGACGGGGTGAAGACCAGGATCTTCTCCTTCTCGAGTCTCCGCAGGATCTCTTGGtctggagaaagagaaattgTGTGCAGTAGCACAAAAGAAGACGAAGATGGGGGAATCCCTTCAAAAGCAGCAAAGCTACCTGTGATGAGAGCGTCGGGTCGTGACTGCTCCTTCCTCCAGGCAGGAACAAACACTGTGATGTCACGGTGACCTCGCTCCAAGAACCAATCCACAGCCAGCTGGATGCCCTGACAGGAGAACACCTCCTTATTCCCGTGACTgaaagaacagaagaagaaggagtgACCTGGATCACAAAGTCAAGTTCAACTCGTCTGCAGTGTAACCGAACTGACCCGGACGCTcaatgaaagcacaaaaaaaaaaagatttatctgAAAAAAGGTTCTCTGTTCATTTACAAACCTGCAGCCTAAAATGGAacctttcaacatttttgtgtgtAGGGTTGAATTCTTGGTGTGTGTGATCAGTTCCACTCTAACTCTGTTTGAGGGAActgcacagacaaacatttttctcGCTGCTTCTGCCTGTGGGTTTATCACTCTCGGGTTCACGTCAGGTACGGTTTGTTGACCTACTTCCTGTTTATTCAACCACAATAAAAGCTGATCACCGTAAACATTTCAGGCAGGAACAAACTTCCCAAAACCTGCATGAAGTCCTTCAAACCAGCTaagaatgaaactgaaacaatgaTTCACAGCTGTAGTTTTGTGTGATGATGTTGAGTGGGACTCGCTCTCATTATTGTCTGTGCAGGCCACTTTACGTgaagacattttaattaaagcCTACCTAAAGGCGTTTGACTGCGGCACACGGTGAGCAGTGCTACATAAGGCACGAATCATCAGCTAGCTCAGATGTTATGGCGGGTCGACACATGAATGTGAAGGCCTGaggctcctcttcctcacctcaTTGCTACGTTGCTCCCGTCCACCACAACAGGCCGAAGgttctctttttcctccagcagctccatcgGACACAACAGGCGGCAGGAGTCCAGAGAGGACGGAGAGGTGGCGGGAGGCTGGGACACAGTCGGACCTccctgctgctccctctctgtcttgGTTCCCAGTTTGACCAGCTCTCCCAGGACGTCATTGATGAGAGCGTCCCTGCCCAGTTTCCTgagcaccagcagcaccagctccTCCGAGTAACCCAGCTTGAGAGCGAACTCCACCTTGGAGCGGCAGTCTGTGACGGGGTCAGTCGACGGTGGCGTTTCTGTCTCTGCGTGGTTTAGCGTCAGGTCCAGCCTGACTGGCTGACGGAATGAGGAGGACTTGTGACGAGGATTTTCAGATTGAGACCCAGGCCCATTCTGGAGTCGCTCGTCGTCGCTGTCGGACACGGCGCTCTCCTCGGAgaagttgctgctgctgctgctgtagcccgAATGGGTACTAAAACTGGCGCTGCTGCCAGCAGCACTGTTACTGCTGCTGCCGGGGGCACCAGCTCCGACTCCTATGTTTCTAGCACCCGTCGTGGGACTCAGGCCGCCCTGCCGCTCTGCACCTTCCACGTGGAGGTAGTCCAGATCCAGCTCCAGGCTGAGGATGTGGCCCGTCCCATCCTCCAGATGGTCCTTCAGGCCCATGAAGCCGTCTCATACATCCAGCTCCGCGCCCCCCGTGACCTCCCGGGCACCTGACCGACCCCACCGTTACTGCTGGGAGCCAACAGCTCACTGACCGGACCTTCGATGAAGCTGGAGGGAGACACAGGAGtaagaaataataaatccaTTTACATCTTCCTTTTCATATGATGTGTATCTGAATATCTCAACACGCCTGACACAGATCGGATGGTGCTGTCAGCTCTGAAGGACGGTGACACCACTGGCCCCACCTTCGTAATTTGGTCATTAAGAGCCTCCCATACATGTCTAGTTTCCTGGTACACCCAACAGGTTTACgagtagttaaaaaaaatggctgGAAGCTGTAACTTCATTAcctgtctctctgctttttgctcatttgcattttagcaacaatgagtcaaaaaaaaaagaccaattaGACCAGAGGCAACATACCACACACACTAAGTGAGGCAGAAACAAGGCCAAGAAAAACACGCTGACATGTATGATCACATCGCTGCCAAAAAGCCTCTCGGGTTTCAGAAAATATTGGCAGCAgattctgtgttgtttttgtagctCGTCGTGTTTTCACTTGAGATCTGCAGACTCTGTGGTCCCTTTGTGGTCCCCCGATATGACTGCATCATAAATGTTATAGCTTTTGGTCAACAACTGCCAGGGAAGGTTTGCAATAAGATATTTGAGCAAAACGGGGACATTTTAGGGATCCAACCCAACAACAGGGCCCCAGTCGGTTCCTCGTATTGGTACAACAGCAAAAACGCGTCCTCCTCCCCACAGCAGCTTCCCGAAGGATCACTGGAGCCTGATTAGACTAACGTTCATCACACGTAGCAGAATTTCAGGAGATTTTTGTGCTTGACTCAAGACTTTCTCAGGCCTTTCTGATAAAATCCGTCCGTCGAGGACAAACTTCCACCAACACAGAGCAATCTTACCTGTCAGCTCAG
This portion of the Echeneis naucrates chromosome 21, fEcheNa1.1, whole genome shotgun sequence genome encodes:
- the LOC115062145 gene encoding probable ribonuclease ZC3H12C, with product MGLKDHLEDGTGHILSLELDLDYLHVEGAERQGGLSPTTGARNIGVGAGAPGSSSNSAAGSSASFSTHSGYSSSSSNFSEESAVSDSDDERLQNGPGSQSENPRHKSSSFRQPVRLDLTLNHAETETPPSTDPVTDCRSKVEFALKLGYSEELVLLVLRKLGRDALINDVLGELVKLGTKTEREQQGGPTVSQPPATSPSSLDSCRLLCPMELLEEKENLRPVVVDGSNVAMSHGNKEVFSCQGIQLAVDWFLERGHRDITVFVPAWRKEQSRPDALITDQEILRRLEKEKILVFTPSRRVQGRRVVCYDDRFIVKLAYESDGIIVSNDNYRDLANEKPEWKKFIDERLLMYSFVNDKFMPPDDPLGRHGPSLENFLRKKPVVPEHRKQPCPYGKKCTYGHKCKFYHPERGSQPQRAVADELRATAKISSAASRGLLEDVLMMKSQSSGQGLPEAESSRGTPKKQPNPSPRSSFSDLQEDRLRAQSKAEGRRGSNGSSSSFLGHPAPGGPPSSGNLDCMDLPGGGGTRIAAASGPSPADNFRRCESPELGYSSLVKAYTGLSLVVPQSPECFFPADLRVGSLPSDCSSEGSVSSDSFSPDPLLDDGPKCQYHHHHHCSGQYNHPVTRVPPGLGQHAPRGYQALQRPHGFGLESSSPAISQASTRPFKAPSAYIPPRPQPPGDFPARPPCLPQTPPSHSHSQSSPIGHSRMGSLWQDGGLQDPRMFEGSPLYSRRNYAGLNQQPQHHINWDVHYQPSPKPCYDPFTFQSHPDVLEKDRHSLWGRPVHVSPRGLSTSSLPSFSPHKSQPQHQEPPVLGRYQDVREKMFVNLCCIFPPDLVRTVMARNPHVTDAQELAAAILLEKSQLGS